The Elusimicrobiota bacterium genome has a window encoding:
- a CDS encoding dihydroorotate dehydrogenase: MSVLIGKLKLKNPVMVASGTFGYGLEFKDLVDLDKIGAIVTKTITLKPRLGNPQPRIFELHYGMINSIGLQNVGLEIFLKDKLAELKKITKTHIIVSVGGNTEKELLEIIETLNSEKIAAVELNLSCPNIIGKKIISQSAKQTYKLVSTIRKRTNLTLITKLSPNVTDITKIAKSCEDAGCDAVSLINSFPVLFFSPSLVFGGLSGPCIKHIALRMVYLACQTVRIPVIGMGGIMDVNDALEFFRAGAKAVAVGCANFANPQTTIEIIEEISRINAMNVNTNKYERNL; the protein is encoded by the coding sequence ATGAGTGTGCTAATCGGGAAACTGAAACTAAAAAATCCAGTGATGGTTGCATCAGGTACTTTCGGCTACGGGCTTGAATTCAAGGATTTGGTAGATTTAGATAAAATTGGTGCAATTGTTACAAAAACGATTACATTAAAACCACGATTGGGAAATCCTCAACCACGAATTTTTGAACTACATTACGGAATGATAAACTCTATCGGACTTCAAAATGTTGGATTAGAAATTTTCTTAAAAGATAAACTGGCAGAATTAAAAAAAATTACAAAAACACATATCATCGTAAGTGTCGGCGGAAATACAGAAAAAGAATTGTTAGAAATAATAGAAACATTAAATTCTGAAAAAATTGCTGCGGTTGAACTGAATCTTTCCTGCCCGAATATAATCGGTAAAAAAATTATTTCACAAAGTGCTAAACAAACATATAAACTCGTAAGCACTATAAGAAAAAGAACAAACTTGACTTTGATTACCAAACTTTCACCAAATGTTACCGATATTACAAAAATTGCAAAATCTTGTGAGGATGCCGGCTGTGACGCTGTTTCTTTAATCAACTCTTTCCCTGTTCTGTTTTTCTCTCCATCTCTGGTGTTTGGTGGTCTCTCAGGGCCCTGCATAAAACATATTGCTTTACGAATGGTTTATCTGGCTTGTCAGACGGTAAGAATCCCAGTAATCGGTATGGGCGGGATAATGGATGTAAATGATGCGCTGGAATTTTTTAGAGCAGGTGCAAAAGCGGTTGCTGTTGGTTGTGCGAATTTTGCGAACCCCCAAACAACAATAGAAATAATTGAAGAGATATCGCGAATAAATGCTATGAATGTTAACACGAATAAATACGAACGAAATTTGTAA
- the pyrF gene encoding orotidine-5'-phosphate decarboxylase, whose amino-acid sequence MELIVALDVDSISPAEKIVKLLKHKVKIFKVGSKLFTAVGPAILEILNSNGCKVFLDLKYHDIPTVVSDAVMVAGEKKVFAVSLHISGGKEMLEKCISLKNRPLLWGITVLTSLDDNDLKEIGISQKIEAQVELLTKIAKDVGLDGIVCSPREIDIVKKISRLQIIVPGIRLAEETDDQKRTLTPKEAKEKGADYIVVGRPIIKAENPLLVTEKTLEEIK is encoded by the coding sequence ATGGAACTGATTGTTGCATTAGATGTTGATAGTATATCACCGGCAGAAAAAATTGTTAAACTTCTGAAACATAAAGTAAAAATATTCAAAGTGGGTTCAAAACTTTTTACAGCGGTTGGTCCTGCTATTCTGGAGATATTAAATTCAAACGGTTGTAAAGTATTTCTGGATTTGAAATATCACGATATACCAACTGTTGTTTCTGATGCTGTTATGGTTGCAGGTGAAAAAAAAGTTTTTGCGGTATCACTACATATTTCAGGCGGGAAAGAGATGCTTGAAAAATGTATATCGCTAAAAAACAGGCCACTTTTATGGGGGATAACAGTTCTTACAAGTTTAGACGACAACGATTTAAAAGAGATTGGAATATCACAAAAAATAGAAGCACAAGTTGAATTATTAACTAAAATAGCAAAAGATGTAGGACTTGATGGCATTGTGTGTTCGCCGAGAGAAATAGATATTGTGAAAAAAATTAGTAGGCTTCAAATAATTGTTCCAGGAATTCGTCTTGCTGAAGAAACTGATGACCAAAAAAGAACACTTACCCCGAAAGAAGCAAAAGAAAAAGGTGCTGATTATATTGTTGTTGGAAGGCCGATAATTAAAGCAGAAAATCCACTTTTAGTAACAGAAAAAACGCTTGAAGAAATAAAATGA
- the pyrE gene encoding orotate phosphoribosyltransferase, protein MNTLKLVKEKKALLIGHFLLSSGLHSDKYIQCAKVLQYPNIAEQLAKALIKKILSTYQLINLSTVSCVISPAIGGIVIGQEVARQLNCRAIFCERENGVMKLRRGFEIKKGENCLVVEDVITTGGSTNEVMEVVKKAGGKIAGMATIIDRSQLKNFAISLLKLKIKTYKPETCPLCKKGIPLVKPGSKSV, encoded by the coding sequence ATGAATACACTAAAATTAGTCAAAGAAAAAAAAGCACTTTTAATAGGACATTTTCTGCTTTCGTCGGGACTACATTCAGACAAATATATTCAATGTGCAAAAGTTTTGCAATATCCCAATATTGCTGAGCAACTTGCAAAAGCCTTAATAAAAAAAATCTTATCAACTTATCAACTTATCAACTTATCAACTGTCTCTTGTGTTATTAGTCCTGCGATAGGCGGGATTGTTATCGGACAGGAGGTTGCAAGACAACTAAACTGTCGGGCTATATTCTGTGAACGCGAAAATGGAGTAATGAAACTTCGGCGTGGATTTGAAATAAAAAAGGGTGAAAACTGTCTTGTTGTTGAAGATGTAATTACAACTGGTGGTTCTACAAACGAAGTAATGGAAGTGGTAAAAAAAGCAGGTGGTAAGATAGCAGGAATGGCTACAATTATTGATAGGTCGCAATTAAAAAATTTCGCTATCTCATTATTAAAACTGAAAATAAAAACATATAAACCTGAAACTTGTCCGTTATGTAAAAAAGGAATACCGCTTGTAAAACCAGGCAGTAAATCTGTGTAA
- the purM gene encoding phosphoribosylformylglycinamidine cyclo-ligase yields the protein MCYKKSGVDINKANKLVSWIKKLSPKIGGFSGLYKLNELNKLNKPDIYLAASCDGVGTKLKIAQLLNKHDTVGIDLVAMNVNDVLCCGATPLFFLDYYACGKLNLKIAKDVIIGIKNGCEQARCVLLGGETAEMPGFYKGNEYDLAGFAVGIIDKEKIIDGTRIKNGDLIIGIPSSGLHSNGFSLIRKVFAEKEIKKFGNEFLKPTKIYVKEIQSAICNLQSAITGICHITGGGFYDNIVRILPENCRAVIRKNRWNVPEIFKVIQKKGNISDREMYRTFNMGIGMVMIIHEFTSSRVLELLKDSIIIGEIVKGKKGVEVV from the coding sequence CTGTGTTACAAAAAATCTGGTGTTGATATAAATAAAGCAAATAAACTTGTGAGTTGGATAAAAAAACTATCTCCAAAAATTGGTGGATTTTCAGGACTTTACAAACTCAATGAACTCAATAAACTCAACAAACCCGACATATATCTTGCGGCTTCTTGTGATGGTGTTGGTACAAAACTGAAAATTGCACAATTATTGAATAAGCATGATACTGTTGGGATTGACCTTGTTGCAATGAATGTAAATGATGTTTTATGTTGTGGTGCAACACCATTATTTTTTCTTGACTATTATGCTTGTGGAAAACTGAATCTAAAAATTGCTAAAGATGTAATTATTGGGATAAAAAATGGTTGTGAACAAGCAAGATGTGTATTGCTCGGCGGTGAGACAGCAGAAATGCCGGGATTTTACAAAGGTAATGAATATGATTTAGCAGGTTTTGCGGTTGGTATTATTGATAAGGAAAAGATTATTGATGGCACAAGAATAAAAAATGGTGATTTGATAATTGGCATTCCATCAAGCGGTCTTCATTCAAATGGTTTTTCACTTATCAGAAAGGTTTTTGCAGAAAAAGAAATTAAAAAATTTGGTAATGAATTTCTTAAACCAACAAAAATCTATGTAAAAGAAATTCAATCTGCAATCTGCAATCTGCAATCTGCAATTACTGGTATCTGTCACATCACTGGCGGTGGTTTTTATGATAATATCGTTAGAATACTCCCAGAAAATTGTAGAGCTGTTATTCGTAAAAATCGTTGGAATGTACCGGAAATATTTAAGGTTATTCAAAAAAAAGGAAATATCTCTGATAGAGAAATGTACAGAACTTTTAATATGGGAATTGGAATGGTAATGATAATTCACGAGTTCACGAGTTCACGAGTTCTTGAGTTGTTGAAGGATTCAATTATTATTGGTGAGATTGTTAAAGGGAAAAAAGGAGTAGAAGTTGTCTAA
- the purN gene encoding phosphoribosylglycinamide formyltransferase: MSNKIKIGVLVSGSGTNLQAIIDACMSHKIDAKVVVVISNKKEAFALQRAKKYNIRAVFVDAKKYDFDRKAIEILEKFEVDLVCLAGFLLKLGKNFIRKYRGKILNIHPALLPKFGGKGMYGIKVHQTVLEANERISGCTVHLVDEKYDHGKIILQKKVKVFKNDTPVKLQKRVLKQEHKLYPEAIKLVIKRHLLI, translated from the coding sequence TTGTCTAACAAAATAAAAATCGGTGTTTTGGTATCAGGCAGTGGGACAAATCTTCAAGCGATTATTGATGCCTGTATGTCACACAAAATTGATGCAAAAGTTGTGGTGGTTATAAGTAACAAAAAAGAAGCATTTGCATTACAGCGAGCGAAAAAGTATAATATAAGAGCAGTTTTTGTTGACGCAAAAAAATATGATTTTGATAGAAAAGCGATTGAGATTCTTGAAAAATTTGAAGTTGATTTAGTTTGTCTTGCTGGATTTTTATTAAAACTTGGTAAAAATTTTATCAGAAAATATAGAGGTAAAATCCTAAATATCCATCCTGCACTTTTACCAAAATTCGGCGGAAAAGGAATGTATGGCATAAAAGTTCATCAAACGGTGCTTGAAGCAAACGAGAGGATATCCGGCTGCACGGTTCATCTTGTTGATGAAAAATACGACCATGGAAAAATAATTTTGCAAAAAAAAGTGAAGGTTTTTAAGAACGATACACCTGTAAAATTACAAAAACGGGTGTTAAAACAAGAGCATAAACTTTATCCTGAAGCAATAAAATTAGTTATAAAAAGACACTTGCTCATTTAG
- the purB gene encoding adenylosuccinate lyase produces the protein MIERYCYPEMLKIWTDESRFQKMLDVEIAVCEALCKKGEIPRTAYERIKKHATFKLKIIKEIEKIVKHDVIAFLTYVAGSVGKDSIYIHRGLTSSDVLDTALALQLKEASDILIADLETFSQTIKNQARKYKNTLMIGRTHGIHAEPITFGFKLAGWYSEMLRNIQRLKIAQQNISFGKISGAVGTYAHIEPEIEEYVCKKLGLVPEPVSTQIIPRDRHSQFLLTLDIIASSIERFATEIRTLQRTEIAEVEEPFTVGQKGSSAMPHKRNPVICEQLCGLARVIRANALSSLENIALWNERDISHSSVERIILPDSTILLDYVLKKMDYVIKNMSVNTQKMVDNLALTKNAIFSQRLLLEIIKKGYSREKIYPIIQKLAQESFRNKNKLKKFLTEKEIANCFNTDYYIRNIKKIFDRLKI, from the coding sequence ATGATTGAGAGATATTGTTATCCAGAAATGTTAAAAATATGGACTGATGAGAGTAGGTTCCAGAAAATGTTGGATGTAGAAATCGCTGTTTGTGAGGCACTTTGTAAAAAAGGCGAAATTCCAAGAACCGCATATGAAAGAATAAAAAAACATGCCACATTTAAGCTCAAAATAATCAAAGAAATAGAAAAAATTGTCAAGCATGATGTGATTGCGTTTTTGACATACGTTGCTGGGAGCGTTGGAAAGGACTCAATCTATATTCACAGAGGACTTACCTCTTCTGATGTTTTGGATACAGCACTTGCACTCCAGTTAAAAGAGGCATCCGATATTCTGATTGCTGATTTAGAAACATTTTCCCAGACGATAAAAAATCAAGCGCGAAAATATAAAAATACGCTAATGATTGGCAGAACACACGGTATTCATGCAGAACCAATCACTTTCGGATTCAAACTTGCGGGCTGGTATAGTGAAATGTTGAGAAATATTCAGCGACTTAAAATTGCACAACAGAATATCTCGTTTGGCAAAATTTCAGGTGCGGTTGGAACATATGCTCATATTGAACCAGAAATTGAAGAATATGTTTGTAAAAAACTGGGGCTTGTGCCCGAACCTGTATCTACACAAATCATTCCCAGAGACAGACACTCACAGTTTCTGCTTACACTTGATATAATCGCTTCATCAATAGAACGGTTTGCAACTGAAATAAGAACACTTCAGCGAACAGAAATAGCCGAAGTTGAAGAACCATTTACTGTCGGTCAGAAAGGCTCATCTGCAATGCCACACAAAAGAAACCCTGTAATTTGCGAACAACTCTGCGGACTTGCAAGAGTAATTAGAGCAAATGCTTTATCATCATTAGAAAATATCGCACTGTGGAACGAACGGGATATTTCGCATTCTTCTGTAGAAAGAATAATACTTCCCGATTCTACAATTCTGCTTGACTATGTTCTTAAAAAAATGGATTATGTTATTAAAAATATGAGTGTCAATACTCAAAAAATGGTTGATAACCTCGCACTCACAAAAAATGCAATTTTTTCACAACGGCTGCTTTTAGAAATTATAAAAAAAGGTTATTCTCGTGAAAAAATTTATCCGATTATCCAAAAACTGGCTCAAGAAAGCTTCAGAAACAAAAACAAACTTAAAAAATTTCTTACAGAAAAAGAAATAGCAAATTGTTTTAATACTGATTATTACATAAGGAATATCAAAAAAATTTTTGACCGACTAAAAATATGA
- a CDS encoding inorganic phosphate transporter translates to MILFCIGLAVVYAVAIGANDAANSFGDWVGVIGARTRQVVRGMFLCGLCALLGAILEGHKVSKTIGSGIVPAAYLTIEVVLLGLIGAIFWVFLATYFGLPISTTHSVVGGIAGLGLAIASPINWQILKKIVICWIATPTGAGLIAYTVFLSLVFILKKFQFEKQFSKICKWLIVVTSCYTAYTWGANDVANATALLSASKVVSVKTAVFLGGCGILTGAVLFGSKVAITVGCSITRLTPAMGVCSDIATALTVHFFTQLKIPVSTTHALVGAIIGLGLVRKSQVVNFRIARDIVIAWVITPLVSGIISFFVYKMYLLF, encoded by the coding sequence ATGATATTATTTTGTATCGGGCTTGCAGTTGTTTACGCAGTTGCGATTGGTGCGAACGATGCTGCTAATTCGTTCGGAGATTGGGTTGGTGTTATCGGTGCACGCACACGCCAGGTTGTTAGAGGGATGTTTTTGTGCGGTTTATGTGCATTATTAGGCGCTATATTAGAAGGTCATAAGGTTTCCAAAACAATCGGTAGTGGAATTGTTCCCGCTGCATATTTAACTATTGAAGTAGTACTACTCGGCTTGATAGGTGCGATATTTTGGGTTTTCTTAGCAACTTATTTTGGACTACCTATAAGTACTACTCATTCAGTTGTTGGTGGGATTGCCGGGCTTGGTCTTGCAATTGCATCACCTATTAACTGGCAGATATTAAAAAAAATTGTTATCTGCTGGATTGCCACACCAACTGGTGCAGGACTGATTGCTTATACGGTATTTTTGAGTTTGGTTTTTATACTTAAAAAATTCCAGTTTGAAAAACAATTCTCTAAAATCTGTAAATGGTTGATTGTTGTTACAAGTTGTTATACTGCATATACCTGGGGTGCAAACGATGTAGCAAATGCTACCGCATTGCTCTCGGCTTCTAAAGTGGTTTCAGTGAAAACTGCAGTTTTTCTCGGCGGATGCGGAATACTGACAGGTGCAGTGTTGTTTGGTTCAAAAGTAGCAATAACTGTCGGCTGTAGTATCACGCGACTTACACCTGCGATGGGTGTATGTTCTGATATAGCAACTGCATTAACTGTGCATTTTTTTACCCAACTGAAAATACCGGTTTCAACAACCCATGCATTAGTTGGTGCGATTATAGGTCTCGGGCTGGTTCGCAAAAGTCAGGTTGTTAATTTCAGAATTGCAAGAGATATAGTTATTGCGTGGGTTATTACGCCGTTAGTTTCTGGTATAATTTCTTTTTTTGTGTATAAAATGTATTTGCTGTTTTAA